ATTCTGTTACTCATACCGTGTTCAGCGTCACACGAATGGGGCGAGCCACCGACAAACTTCCAGAAGCGTCCCAAGAGTATCTTCGTTTATGGATGCCCGTGTGGCAGGTCTTCTACGCCCAGCTGCAACAATTTGACTTACTTTCTGAGCTCGTAGCGACAGCACATTGCGCAGGCTTTCAATGCGACGACGTCGACTTTTTTGAGATTCTTAAATCGCATCAATGCAAGGATGGACATATCCCCTCTCCAGAAGGAGCAACTCGCTCGGTTTGTATTGGTGAGACGGCCCCCGAAAGAATCTATTTCTTAGAGCAGTATCACACATCAATAGTTGCGCTTCTTGCGATGCTATTTGAGCTAGAGCACGGGGCAGAAAGACCGGACAAATGATTTTCGCCGAGGGCGAGAAGAGGTTTCTCACGCCGTGCGATCGACCTACCTTTTTGCCGTTTATCGATGAGGCCCAAAAGCTATCCGAATTTTACGATTGTAAAGCTTCTCTATTTGATAGGAGCGACCGCAGTCTGGAAGAGATATTTTGGTTCCTTAATAGAGTTGCCCTTGTCTGCCATAGGGCAAGCGAGACACGATTAGCGCGAAGATTGTGTTGTCAAGAGCTCAAGCTGTCTTCGAGTTTATATTCCGCGACCACTCGGGACTGGCCTCTCAAATTAAGTCTACAGCCGTGGATAAATCTCGCACGCTTGGATTTCTCTGCCGGGCATCTGGACACCGCTGTTTTTCGACTGAGGAAGCTTCAGTGGTGGAGCGAAGGCATTTGCTCATTCAAGCTTGGCCGCATTGAGGTGCCAAGCGAGTGGATTGACCGAATGGAGCAGATCGAGCCGGGACTACGGGCTTTTCTTGAGAACGCAACTACCGTTGAGATGCTTTGGTTTCTCGCAAAGTCGAACCGCTGGGATAGAGTTGTCTCACTGGTTGAGCTGTTACCCGAAAAGCTATCAAAGCTATCGGTGGCGCAGGAGGCCTATGTATTGGGCTTAACGGAAACGGCCGGCATTCAGCGTGGCCTGAATAGAGCGATAAAAAAGGTCAACGAAGAAACAGGCTGGGGTCGATTAGTCTTCGCTGTACGAACCGCTCAGCTGCTGCAGAAGAAAGCAGACCCTTCTACCGGCATCTACGTTCTCGGTTTAATTGAAGCTGTGTTCGAGACACTTCACGGCTCCTTATCAGCCGAACAGGTGAAAATATTGCTCCAAGTTGCGCGGCTCGCCTTGGAGACAAAACTCTCCAGCGAATTAATAGAGCGATTTAATGTGGAACTGCTCAATCTCTGCCTCAATACAAAGGACGTACTTGTCGTGGCCGAAGCACGGGAATTTTTCCTGCGCTGCACCGATGTCGATAAATCAGCTGTGAACAAATTGTGCGAGGGATGGCGTGCGAACACTGAAGCAGTGGGATCTAACATCGTCCTTGAGCAGCTTCTCCATCGGGCTCGAGAATGCGTCAATCTTGTCAAACTACCATTGGACTCGTGAATCCAGCGTTGATCCGTAGCGGAGATCGTAGCAGGCACCCCAGACCTGCGCCGATTGAAATTTTCTCCAATTGTCGGGCTTTACTCGCCTTCGACAGCCAACCTCGCCTTGGCTGACGGTCAAGTCGTGAAACCGTTGAAGGCAGGCACCTCTCCTCCGATGGTCTAGCACGAGGTACTCATGATCCGTGCCGAGCGCGCCGCTAGCGCCCAGTGCTGGAGGTCCTTGGCGACGTGACGCTAGACGACGCCGCTTCGGGCGAACGCAACCGAGGCAAAGGAAGGACCTTCGTTGTCCTTCGTTCGTCGTCGCTGTTGGTTGCGAGTTCAGAGGTAGCAGAAGACAAAAAGCCCTCGAAATCAAAATGATTTCAAGGGCTTAATGTTTTTTGGTTGCGGGGATAGGATTTGAACCTATGACCTTCAGGTTATGAGCCTGACGAGCTACCGGGCTGCTCCACCCCGCGTTAAACCGTTGCGCGCCTTCTGAAAGTGCCGGGGACGGTGGATTGAGGGCCAGCGCGGTGCGCGCGGCTTGCTTCTCCCGTCCCGAAGGCTTCCCTGGAAGGCAACCCCGGGCAGAGCCCGTCGGGTGCGGGGGGTATGTACCAACCCGGGCTGTCTTTGGAAAGGGCTGTGGGGACGTTTTTTTCGACTTTGTGACAGCTAACGGGTGCCGATTCCGGCCGATTTGCCGCACACTTGCCAGAAGTTCCACAAACCGCCAGCTTGCGGCAACAAAACAGCGGCCAGACGCCGGACAGGGAGGAGCGCCATGGACAAGATTGTGGACCGCCCCCCGGCGAGCGCCCCGCTGGCTGCGCTGACGGACGCCTTCCAGGCCATGGTTGCCCGCTCGCGGGCCGAGGCGCCGGCCGATTGCGCCGAGCGGCTCGACCGGCTGGCGCGGTTGCGCGCCGTGGTCGCCGACAATGAAGAGCGTTTCCGGCAAGCGATCTCCGCCGATTTCGGCCACCGTTCGGCGGTCGAGACCACCATTGCCGAGGCGATGCTGGTATTCTCGGAAATCCGGCACGCCGCGAAGCATTTGAAGACCTGGATGGCGCCGCAGCGCGTGGCAACCGCGCTGCAATTCCTGCCCGCACGCAACCGGCTGATGCCGCAGCCGCTCGGCGTCGTCGGCATCATCGCGCCCTGGAATTACCCGCTGCAGCTCACGCTCGCGCCCGCGATCGGCGCGATCGCGGCCGGCAACCGAATCATCATCAAGCCGAGCGAGCTCGTGCCGCACTTTTCGGCGTTGCTGAAGGAGACAGTCGCCGAGAAGTTCGATGCCGGCGAGTTGCTCGTCACCGGCGTCGAGGACGAAGTCGCGAAGGGTTTCGCACATCTGCCCTTCGATCATCTCGTCTTCACCGGCTCGACCCGGGTCGGGCGGCTGGTCGCGGAAGCCGCCGGGCGCAATCTCACGCCTGTCACGCTCGAGCTCGGCGGCAAGTCGCCCGCGATCATCGATGCGTCAGCCGATCTCGACGAAGCGGCCGAGCGCATCGCCTATGGCAAGCTGCTCAATGCCGGGCAGACCTGCATCGCGCCCGACTATGTGCTGGTGCCGGAATCCACGATGCAGGGTTTCGCCGAGAAGGTGCGTGCCGCGATGCGGCGCATGTTCGGCGCTGACCCCGCCAACAAGGACTACACCTCGATCATTTCCGACCGGCACTATGCACGGCTCGAGGCGCTGGTCGCTGAAGCAGCGCAGCATGGCGCAAAGATCCTGCAACCGGCGAAGGCCGACGATCCCAACTGGAAGGCGCACCGCAAATTTCCACCGACACTGATCCTCGGCGCGACCGAAGACATGGCGGTGATGCGGGAGGAGATCTTTGGTCCCGTGCTGCCGGTGCTGGGCACGCGCGAGCCGGCCGACGCCATCACCTTCATCAACCGCCGTGACCGGCCGCTCGCGCTGTACTGGTTCGGCAAGGATCGCGCGGCCCGTGACGAAGTGCTGACGCGCACCGTCTCCGGCGGCGTTACCATCAACGACTGCCTGTTTCACTTCGCGCAGACCAACCAGCCGATGGGCGGCGTCGGCGCATCGGGCACCGGCGCCTATCACGGCGAATGGGGATTCAAGACCTTCAGCAAGCTGAAGCCGGTGTTCTATCGCTCCAAGTTCAACCGCCTTGCCGATCTCTATCCGCCCTATGGCGGCAAGATCGCGCGGCTGGAGAAGATGATGCGGTTCATGTCGTAGGTCTCAACGCTGTCATTGCGAGCGCAGCCAAGCAATCCGGACTGTCACGGTGGAGGGATTCTGGATTGCTTCGCTGCGCTCGCAATGACGAAAAACAAAGAACCTTAATGGGGGGAAAATCAGTGACTGACACATTCGATTTCATCGTGGTGGGCGCGGGTTCCGGCGGCTGCGCCGTGGCGGGGCGGCTGACGGAGGATGCGGCGACATCAGTGGCGCTGCTCGATGCCGGCGGGCGCAACGACAGTTGGCGGATCACCACCCCGTTCGGGCTCGCGCTGCCGTACAGCGCGGCCAACTGGGCCTTCGATACCGTGCCCCAGAGGGGCTTGAACGGCCGCATCGGCTATCAACCGCGTGGCAAGGGCCTTGGCGGCTCCTCGGCGATCAATGCCATGGTCTATATCCGCGGTCACCAATGGGACTACGACCACTGGGCCTCGCTCGGCAATGACGGCTGGTCGTATGCGGACGTGCTGCCCTATTTCAAGCGCTCGGAGAACAATTCCGATTTCGACGGCGAATATCACGGCAAGGGCGGCCCGCTCCATGTCAACCGGCTGCGCTCGGACAATCCGATCCATGACATCTTCCATCAGGCCGCGCGCGAGGCGCAATTCCGCATCCGCGACGATTTCAACGCGGAGGACCACGAAGGCCTCGGCAGCTACCAGGTGACGCAGCACAAGGGCGAGCGCTGGAGCGCGGCGCGCGCTTATGTGAATCCCCACCTGGACAAGCGCACGAACTTACGCGTCGAGACGGGGGCGCACGCCACGAAAATCCTGTTCGAGGGTGGACGCGCGGTCGGCGTCGAATATGTGCAGGGCAAGCAAAGGAAGCAGCTGCGCGCCGGCCGCGAGGTGATCCTCGCCGGCGGCGCGTTCCAATCGCCGCAACTCCTGATGCTGTCGGGCATCGGCGATGGCGAGGCGCTGGGCAGGCACGGTATCGGCGTCACGCATCATCTGCCGGGCGTCGGGCGCAATCTTCAGGACCATCCGGATTTCGTGTTCGTCTACGCCTCCGACTATCCGCACTTCGTTCACGCCTCGCTCGGTCGATTGCCATCGCTGCTGCGCGGCATCCAGCAGTACCGCAAGGAGAGACGTGGCCTGATGACCACCAATTTCGCCGAGTGCGGCGGCTTTCTGAAGACGCGGCCCGATCTCGACGTGCCTGACATTCAGCTCCACTTCGTCATCGCGATGCTCGACGATCACGGCCGCAAGAAGCACAAGGAGGCAGGCTTCTCATGCCACGTCTGCCTGCTCAGGCCGAAGAGCCGCGGCAGCGTGTGGCTCAGAAGCGCCGATCCGCTCGCTGCACCGATGATCGATCCGAATTTTCTGGGCGAGCCGGAGGATCTCGAGTCGATGGTCGCGGGCTTCAAGACCACGCGGCGGCTGATGGAGACGCCTGCGCTGCGCGCGCTGCAGAAGAAGGACATGTTCACGTCGGACGTGCGCACCGATGACGACATCCGCAACGTTTTGCGCAACCGCGTCGACACGGTCTATCACCCCGTCGGCACCTGCAAGATGGGCACCGACGCCATGGCCGTGGTCGATCCGAAGCTGAAGGTGCACGGCGTGGACGGCTTGCGCATCGTCGACGCCTCGATCATGCCGACGCTGATCGGCGGCAACACCAATGCGCCGACGATTATGATCGGGGAGAAGGCGGCGGATATGATCAAGGGAGAGATGCGGTAGCGCGCGGCTGTCGCGTCATTCTCCGCTGTCGTCCCGGCGAAGGCCGGGACCCGTGGCCACAGGGAGTAGTTTGGCGAAAACTGGTCGTGGCGCGGTATTGTCACCTACGCTTCATCGATAGATAACGCGGTATGGGTCCCGGCCTTCGCCGGGACGACAACCAAAGATATTTTCTTTACCGACGTTGAATAGTCATGGAGCGGATGCAGTCTTTCAGCCACGGAGCCGCAAAATACAGACGATTTTAGCGATCTGAAACCGGAACGATCGGTTCGGCGTTCATTCGTTCCATGGCAGGGTTTCGCTCATGAACAGTTTCGATCTCGCGGTCTATGCGGCGCTCGCAATCGCCATCGGCTTCGGCTTCAGGACCGGCCTGCTCGGCAGCGCCATGACCATCCTCGCTTATCTCCTCGCGGCTCCCATTGCGGTAGCGCTGATGCCGCTGATCGTGCCGCAGATCGCCGGCAATCCGAACGCGCCGCTCGTTCAAAACTGGACCTGGTTCTTCGGCATCTTCATCGTCGTCGGCATGCTGTTCGGCTATATCGGCCGCCTCGCGCTGAGCGACACGATCCGTGACGCCGGCATCGGCGACCGTCTCGGCGGCGCCGCGCTTGGCGCCGTCAGGGTCGGGCTCGTCGCCACCACGCTGGTGCTGGTGTTCGACCAGATCGTGCCGCCGAACCACCAGCCGCCCTTCCTCGTCGGCTCGCATCTGCGGCCGCTGTTCTCGGCGGTCGGGCAGATGGGCTTCAAGTCGCTGCCGCCGGAAGCCGCCGAGGCGATCGACCGCCTCAAGCAGGAGCGGCGCATCTAGTGCATCGCCGCAGCTCACGCCATGCATTTTGACGCGGGCATTTCCCTTATCAGCGGCGCTGATGTTGGCTAGAGTGCGCCCGTTCAAAACCTGCTGCTATTTTCGGGAGTGAAACAGTGGATCTTGGGATCAAAGGTCGCCGCGCCATCATCTGCGCATCCAGCAAGGGCCTGGGCCGCGCTTGCGCCTTCTCGCTGGCGGACGCCGGCGTCGATGTCACGCTGACCGCGCGCGGCGCTGACGCGTTGAAGAAGACGGCCGACGAGATCCGGAAGGCCTATCCAAACGTGAAGGTCACCGAGATCGTCGGCGACATCACGACGCCTGCGGGGCGCGAGGCCGTGCTCAAGGCCTGCCCCGAGCCCGATATCCTGATCAACAATGCCGGCGGCCCGCCGCCCGGCGATTTCCGCAACTGGACCCGCGACGACTGGATCAAGGCGATCGACGCCAACATGCTGACGCCGATCGAACTGATCAAGGCGACCGTCGACGGCATGATGGCGCGCAAGTTCGGCCGCATCGTCAACATCACCTCGGCCGCGGTGAAAGCGCCGATCGACATTCTCGGCCTCTCCAACGGCGCGCGCGCCGGCCTCACCGGCTTCATCGCCGGCCTGTCGCGCAAGACCGTGATCAACAACGTCACCATCAACGGCCTGTTGCCGGGCCCGTTCGAGACCGATCGCCTGACCGGCACCGCGAAGGCCGAGGCCGACAAGCGCGGCACGACGCCGGAAGCGATCCTGGCCGAGCGCGCCAAGCTCAATCCCGCCGGCCGCTTCGGCCAGCCCGACGAGTTCGGCTATGCCTGCGCCTTCCTCTGTGGCGCCAAGGCCGGCTTCATCACCGGCCAGAACATCCTGCTCGACGGCGGTGCCTTCCCCGGCACGCTGTGAGAGCGGTCTGGTCCGAGCAGACGGGACCGGCGGTCGACGTTTTCACCCATGGTGAGATGGCGACGCCGGTCGCAGCCCCGGGCGGCATGACGACCTGACGTCCATCGATGGCTACGCTACCGGCGTCGTCCGCTCGTCGCTCCAGTCGATGCCGAGTTCGTCCATGCCGTCGGCAAGAAGATCGCCCAGCATCGGCTCGCCCAGGAGGTACTGCACCGCCTCGCGGCGGGGCGCCTTGTATTCGGCGCGAGCCTCGATGGCGCGGGCGCGGAGATCGTCCCACTCGTCGACATCGCCATCGCCGCGGCCGAGCCACATCAGCGTGACGAGGTCAAGCTGCTCGTCCTCGTTCAGCGCCTGAATGAAGCCGGAAAGCTCGGCTGCGACCGGATCGGACGAGCTATCTTCGAGCACGTCGATCTCGTCATCATCAGAGGGATTCGATCCCGAGTCCGGGTCGGAGGCCCCCTCCTTGACGTCGAATTCGCGGGCCTTCTCGATGATGAAGGCGACCTTGTCGGCGGAAATCGCAAGCTCTGGCATGGGCTCCCCCTGGGATTTCGATGGGTTCCTCACATAACGCAACATCGCGACAGATGATCCATTGCGTTCGCCCGCGGAAGACCGCATCTTTCGCGAAAGCAAGAAAATGGGGGCGCGCCGCATGCCATGGACAGTGGGCAAGGTCAAAATCACCAAGGTCGTCGAAATGGAGACGGTCGGCTCGACCCGCTTCATCCTGCCGGCCGCGACCAATGATGAAATCCTCAAGCTGCCCTGGCTGATGCCGCATTTCGCCACCGAGGAGGGCCGGCTGAAAATGTCGATCCATTCGCTGGTGGTGGAGACGCCGGCGCGCCGCATCGTGGTCGACACCGGCCTTGGCAACGACAAGCAGGGCCGCGGCGTCCCGGCCTGGAATAGCCGAAATACGCCGTTCCTGGAGATGATGACGGAAGCGGACTTTCCGCCCGAGAGCATCGACACGGTGCTGTGCACGCATCTGCACGTCGATCATGTCGGCTGGAATACGAAGCTGGTCGATGGCAAATGGGTGCCGACGTTCCCCAATGCGCGCTACCTGTTCGGTAAGACCGAATATGACTATTGGCGTGACTATACGGCCGAGCCGGACAAGGTCGCGGTGTTCAACGATTCCGTGAAGCCTATCGTCGATGCAGGCCTGGCCGAAACGATCCCGAGCGATCACCGGATCTGCGAGGAGGTCAGCGTGATCCCGACCCCGGGCCATAGCCCAGGGCATATGAGCGTCCTGATCGACTCCGGCGGCGAGCAGGCACTGCTCAGCGGCGACGTCGCTCATCACCCCTGCCAGATGGCCCATCTGGACTGGTGCTCGGTCGTCGATACCGACATCGTTCAATCGGCGGCGTCCAGGCACAAGGTATTCTCGCGCTTTGCCGACACTCCGACGCTGGTGATCGGCGGGCACTTCTCGGCCGGGCACATCAAACGGGACGGCGACGCGTTCAGGTTCGAGGCGCTGCAATCGTAGGGTGGGTTAGACCTGCGGCTGCGCGAAGCGCAGTCGAGGGCGTAACCCACCCTACGATCCGGGGCCACCCTACAATGTAAGGGCTGCAATGCACCCCTTTTCGGCGGTTGAATTTCCCGCCGCGCTGTTCCATGAAGCTGTTTAACCGATCAGTCCATCTCAAGGGAGAAACGAGAATGAAGCTTGTTCGTTACGGCGAAAAGGGTGCGGAAAAGCCCGGCCTGATCGACAAATCCGGCCAATTGCGCGACCTGTCGGCGCATCTGAAGGACCTGACCGGCGAGGCCTATTCGCCTGATACCCTGAAGAAGCTCGCTGCCATCGACCCCGCCTCGCTGCCCGCCGTCTCCGGCAAGCCGCGCTTCGGCGCGCCCGTCACCGGCATCTCGAAATTCGTCGCGATCGGCCTCAACTACAGCGACCACGCCAAGGAGACCGGCGCCGCCATTCCGACCGAGCCTATCATCTTCATGAAGGCCAACACCTCGCTGTCAGGCCCGAACGACAACGTCGAGAAACCGCGCGGCTCGACCAAGCTCGACTGGGAGGTCGAGATCGCCGCCATCATCGGCACCCGCGCCAAATATGTCTCTGAAGCCGATGCGCTGAACTACGTCGCCGGCTATTGCGTCTGCAACGACGTCTCCGAGCGCAACTTCCAGACCGAGCGCCTGGGTCAGTGGACCAAGGGCAAGTCGCACGACACGTTCGGCCCGCTCGGCCCCTGGCTCGCCACCAAGGACGAGATCAACGACGTGCAGAACCTGTCGATGTGGCTCGACGTCAACGGTCAGCGCCGCCAGACCGGCTCGACCAAGACCATGATCTTCTCCATGGCCAAGTGCGTCTCCTACGTCTCGCAGTTCATGACGCTGCTGCCGGGCGACATCATCACCACGGGCACCCCGCCCGGCGTCGGCCTCGGCATGAAGCCGCCGACCTTCCTCAATGTCGGCGACGTCATCACGCTCGGCATCGAAGGCCTCGGCGAGCAGCGCCAGGAGATCGTTGCGGCGTAAGGCTTTGCTCTCTCCCCGTCATTGCGAGGAGCCCGCGACAAAATTGCGAAGCAATCTTGCGCTGGCGACGAAGCAATCCAGACTATTTCCACGGAGACGGACTGGATTGCTTCGCTTTGCTCGCAATGACGGAAACCAATTGTCGGTCATCGCCGAGGACATTTCCCATGAAACTCTCCTTCTCCGCCGCCTCGCCCTTCGCCCGCAAGGTGCGCATTGCCGCGATCGAACTCGGGCTGATCGACAAGATCGAGTTCACATCGGCGACCGTCGCACCTGGCACGGTCAACGAGGACTATTCGAAGATCACCCCGCTGAAGAAGCTGCCGGTGCTGATCACCGATGACGGCGACGTCATTCTGGATTCCTACGTCATCGTCGAATATCTCAACGAGATGGCCGGCGGCAGCCTGATCCCGGACTATGGTCCGCGGCGCTGGAAGGCCAAGACCAATCATTCGCTGCTCAACGGCATGCTCGATTCCATGCTGCTGTGCCGCTACGAGAAGATGGTGCGGCCGCAGGGGCTGCAATGGCAGGCGTGGTCGGACGACCATTGGAACCGGGCCTGGACCGGCATGGCGCGCTTCGAGAACATGCCCGAGGTGCTGAACGGGCCGTTCGACATTTCGCAGATCGGCCTTGTTTGCGTGCTCGGCTATGCCGACTTCCGCTTCGCCGATTGCGGCTGGCGCAAGGCCTATCCGAAGCTCGACGCCTTCCATCAGAAGATGCTGGAGCGTCCCTCGGTGAAGATCTCGGTGCCGCCGGCCGCCTGAAGCGAGATGATGATCGTCTCGCTTTAGGCTTGTTGTTTGAGCATGATCTTGTCGGAAAACCGCGGCACACTTTTCCGGATCATGCCGTAACCAGCGGGTGTTCTCATGAGCCTGAAATACGCGGTCGGCAATCTCACCATTCAGCGCATCATCGAGCAGGAGACCTCGTTCGTCCCGGCCCTGGAAATGTTGCCGGGATTGACGCCGGAAATCCTGGCCGAGAACCGGGCATGGATGCGGCAGGCACGCGCGCTCGACGATCAGGACGTGCTGATGCTGTGCTTCCAGTCCTACGTGGTGAAGACGCCGCACCACACGATTTTGATCGACAGCTGCATCGGCAACGACAAGCCGCGGCCCAATCGGCCGAAATGGAACATGAAGACCGACGATACGTACATGCGCGCGCTCGATGCCGCAGGCGTTTCGGTCGATGACATCGACTTCGTGATGTGCACGCATCTGCATGTCGACCACGTCGGCTGGAACACGCGGCTGGAGAACGGCCGCTGGGTGCCGACCTTCCCAAGGGCGCGGTACCTTTTCGCCAAGCAGGAATACGACCACTGGTTCGCGGAGAATGCCAAGGCCGAGATACCGCCCTTCGCCGACAGCGTGCTGCCCGTGGTCGAGGCCTCCAGGCACGAGCTGATCGGCAATGATCATCAGATCGGCGACCATGTCCGCATCGTGCCGACGCCGGGCCATACGCCCGGCCACGTCGCCATCGCAATGGGACGGGGCAAGGACGATGCGGTGTTTTCAGGCGATCTCATGCACTCGCCCGTGCAGACGCTCTATCCTGAGCTGTCGATCAAGTTCGATGTCGATCCGGCCAAGGCGGCCACGACGCGGCGCAGCTTTCTCGAGCGTTATTGCGACACCGACACGCTGTGCTGCACCGCGCACTTCCCCTCGCCGTCGGTGGGCAAGATCAAGCGCAAGGGCAGCGCGTTCGTGTGCGCGGCGGTGTGATTTGGCTGAGATGCCGAAGGGTGGGTTGGCTCTGCGGCTGCGCGAAGCGGAGACGCCGAGCATAACCCGCCTCTTTGGGTTCTGCGGAGACAGAAGTGGTGGGTTACGCCCCGCGCCGCGCAATCCGCGGGGCTAACCCACCCTACGATTCCACCCGTGTGGAGACAGCGATGACGACACTCCCCGACATTCCCCTCCCGGCCGGCATCCGCTCGCGTTATGTCGACGGCATCAACGGCCTGCGCATGCATGTGCTC
This genomic interval from Bradyrhizobium guangzhouense contains the following:
- a CDS encoding GMC family oxidoreductase; amino-acid sequence: MTDTFDFIVVGAGSGGCAVAGRLTEDAATSVALLDAGGRNDSWRITTPFGLALPYSAANWAFDTVPQRGLNGRIGYQPRGKGLGGSSAINAMVYIRGHQWDYDHWASLGNDGWSYADVLPYFKRSENNSDFDGEYHGKGGPLHVNRLRSDNPIHDIFHQAAREAQFRIRDDFNAEDHEGLGSYQVTQHKGERWSAARAYVNPHLDKRTNLRVETGAHATKILFEGGRAVGVEYVQGKQRKQLRAGREVILAGGAFQSPQLLMLSGIGDGEALGRHGIGVTHHLPGVGRNLQDHPDFVFVYASDYPHFVHASLGRLPSLLRGIQQYRKERRGLMTTNFAECGGFLKTRPDLDVPDIQLHFVIAMLDDHGRKKHKEAGFSCHVCLLRPKSRGSVWLRSADPLAAPMIDPNFLGEPEDLESMVAGFKTTRRLMETPALRALQKKDMFTSDVRTDDDIRNVLRNRVDTVYHPVGTCKMGTDAMAVVDPKLKVHGVDGLRIVDASIMPTLIGGNTNAPTIMIGEKAADMIKGEMR
- a CDS encoding coniferyl aldehyde dehydrogenase, which encodes MDKIVDRPPASAPLAALTDAFQAMVARSRAEAPADCAERLDRLARLRAVVADNEERFRQAISADFGHRSAVETTIAEAMLVFSEIRHAAKHLKTWMAPQRVATALQFLPARNRLMPQPLGVVGIIAPWNYPLQLTLAPAIGAIAAGNRIIIKPSELVPHFSALLKETVAEKFDAGELLVTGVEDEVAKGFAHLPFDHLVFTGSTRVGRLVAEAAGRNLTPVTLELGGKSPAIIDASADLDEAAERIAYGKLLNAGQTCIAPDYVLVPESTMQGFAEKVRAAMRRMFGADPANKDYTSIISDRHYARLEALVAEAAQHGAKILQPAKADDPNWKAHRKFPPTLILGATEDMAVMREEIFGPVLPVLGTREPADAITFINRRDRPLALYWFGKDRAARDEVLTRTVSGGVTINDCLFHFAQTNQPMGGVGASGTGAYHGEWGFKTFSKLKPVFYRSKFNRLADLYPPYGGKIARLEKMMRFMS
- a CDS encoding fumarylacetoacetate hydrolase family protein → MKLVRYGEKGAEKPGLIDKSGQLRDLSAHLKDLTGEAYSPDTLKKLAAIDPASLPAVSGKPRFGAPVTGISKFVAIGLNYSDHAKETGAAIPTEPIIFMKANTSLSGPNDNVEKPRGSTKLDWEVEIAAIIGTRAKYVSEADALNYVAGYCVCNDVSERNFQTERLGQWTKGKSHDTFGPLGPWLATKDEINDVQNLSMWLDVNGQRRQTGSTKTMIFSMAKCVSYVSQFMTLLPGDIITTGTPPGVGLGMKPPTFLNVGDVITLGIEGLGEQRQEIVAA
- a CDS encoding DUF3775 domain-containing protein; translated protein: MPELAISADKVAFIIEKAREFDVKEGASDPDSGSNPSDDDEIDVLEDSSSDPVAAELSGFIQALNEDEQLDLVTLMWLGRGDGDVDEWDDLRARAIEARAEYKAPRREAVQYLLGEPMLGDLLADGMDELGIDWSDERTTPVA
- a CDS encoding MBL fold metallo-hydrolase, with amino-acid sequence MSLKYAVGNLTIQRIIEQETSFVPALEMLPGLTPEILAENRAWMRQARALDDQDVLMLCFQSYVVKTPHHTILIDSCIGNDKPRPNRPKWNMKTDDTYMRALDAAGVSVDDIDFVMCTHLHVDHVGWNTRLENGRWVPTFPRARYLFAKQEYDHWFAENAKAEIPPFADSVLPVVEASRHELIGNDHQIGDHVRIVPTPGHTPGHVAIAMGRGKDDAVFSGDLMHSPVQTLYPELSIKFDVDPAKAATTRRSFLERYCDTDTLCCTAHFPSPSVGKIKRKGSAFVCAAV
- a CDS encoding MBL fold metallo-hydrolase produces the protein MPWTVGKVKITKVVEMETVGSTRFILPAATNDEILKLPWLMPHFATEEGRLKMSIHSLVVETPARRIVVDTGLGNDKQGRGVPAWNSRNTPFLEMMTEADFPPESIDTVLCTHLHVDHVGWNTKLVDGKWVPTFPNARYLFGKTEYDYWRDYTAEPDKVAVFNDSVKPIVDAGLAETIPSDHRICEEVSVIPTPGHSPGHMSVLIDSGGEQALLSGDVAHHPCQMAHLDWCSVVDTDIVQSAASRHKVFSRFADTPTLVIGGHFSAGHIKRDGDAFRFEALQS
- a CDS encoding SDR family oxidoreductase, producing the protein MDLGIKGRRAIICASSKGLGRACAFSLADAGVDVTLTARGADALKKTADEIRKAYPNVKVTEIVGDITTPAGREAVLKACPEPDILINNAGGPPPGDFRNWTRDDWIKAIDANMLTPIELIKATVDGMMARKFGRIVNITSAAVKAPIDILGLSNGARAGLTGFIAGLSRKTVINNVTINGLLPGPFETDRLTGTAKAEADKRGTTPEAILAERAKLNPAGRFGQPDEFGYACAFLCGAKAGFITGQNILLDGGAFPGTL
- a CDS encoding CvpA family protein, giving the protein MNSFDLAVYAALAIAIGFGFRTGLLGSAMTILAYLLAAPIAVALMPLIVPQIAGNPNAPLVQNWTWFFGIFIVVGMLFGYIGRLALSDTIRDAGIGDRLGGAALGAVRVGLVATTLVLVFDQIVPPNHQPPFLVGSHLRPLFSAVGQMGFKSLPPEAAEAIDRLKQERRI
- a CDS encoding glutathione S-transferase family protein, translated to MKLSFSAASPFARKVRIAAIELGLIDKIEFTSATVAPGTVNEDYSKITPLKKLPVLITDDGDVILDSYVIVEYLNEMAGGSLIPDYGPRRWKAKTNHSLLNGMLDSMLLCRYEKMVRPQGLQWQAWSDDHWNRAWTGMARFENMPEVLNGPFDISQIGLVCVLGYADFRFADCGWRKAYPKLDAFHQKMLERPSVKISVPPAA